The following DNA comes from Bacteroidota bacterium.
ATGCTTCAGCATATCCTCTTTGAGAGCCAATAAATTCGGTTATTTCATCCACCTCAGGTGTATCCACAAAAGCACATTGCAATCGAATAATATCGCTTCCTGTAGATAAAAGCATATCACCCCTACCAATTAACTGGTCTGCACCTCCACTGTCCAAAATTGTCCTGGAATCGATGCGTGATGTAACTCTGAAGGCAATTCTAGCTGGGAAGTTGGCCTTAATAGTTCCTGTAATAATATTAACCGATGGTCTTTGTGTGGCAATAATAAGATGAATACCAATTGCCCTTGCAAGCTGTGCAAGACGGGCAATAGGTGTTTCCACTTCCTTGCCTGCTGTCATTATTAAATCAGCAAACTCATCTACAACCAAAACGATATAGGGCAAAAATTTATGCCCCTGTTCAGGATTTAGCTTTCGGGCAATAAACTTTGTATTGTATTCCTTAATGTTTCTTACATGTCCGTTTTTAAGAAGTTCGTAACGCTGATCCATTTCAATACACAATGAATTCAGCGTGTTAACCACCTTTTTTGTATCTGTAATAATAGCCTCTTCATTACCTGGAAGCTTTGCAAGAAAATGCCTTTCTATTTTATTGAATAGTGTAAGTTCTACCTTTTTTGGATCCACCAATACAAATTTCACCTGGGAGGGATGCTTTTTATAAAGCAATGAAACAAGGATTGCATTCAATCCAACGGATTTACCTTGCCCCGTTGCTCCGGCCATTAACAAATGGGGCATCTTGGCAAGGTCAGCAATAAAAGTTTCATTGGAAATGGTTTTTCCTAGTGCTATTGGCAATTCCATATCTGTATTTTGGAATTTTTCTGATGCAATAACAGAACGCATGGAAACTATTTCTGGTTTCTGATTTGGAACCTCAATTCCGATTGTCCCTTTTCCAGGAATTGGAGCTATTATACGAATTCCAAGAGCAGATAAACTCAGTGCAATATCATCTTCCAGATTTTTGATTTTGGAAATACGAACACCTGCATCTGGAATAATCTCATAAAGCGTAACAGTTGGCCCAATAGTGGCCTTAATTTTAGCTATGCCTATATTGTAATTTTTCAGGGTTTCAAGAATCTTGTTTTTATTTTCCTCAAGCTCGTCTTTATTGATGACAATGGAAGAAGAACCGTGTTTTTCGAGCAAATCAATATTCGGGAATTTATAGGATGACAAATCCAGGGTAGGGTCATATTCTCCAAAGGGTGATTTGTTTTCAATTACTTCAAGCTCTTCATCTTCAACAGGATTGTTTTCAATTTCAAGCTCTGAGGATATTAATTCTTCTGTTTTTTCATTTTTAACTACCTCCAGTTCCTCAAAATCATCTTCTAATATAAAAGGTATTTTGTTTGCTTCATTTTTCAAAGTGATTTCAGGAACTTCCTCTTCCAAATTTAAAACATCTGTTTCTTGTTCCTCTAATTGCTGAGTCTCTGTTAAAGGTTTATTAAAAGGATTAAGTGTGTTTGATTTTAAATCGAAGCCTGCTAAATCTTCAGTTTCAGTATTTATTTCAGTTTTAGAAAAAAGGCTATTTAAAAAATCAAAGGATATATTAAAAACTGCAACCATTGATCCGATAAAGATGAAAAACAAAAGCAATCCTGTTCCTGCGGTCCCAATAATTGAGTTTAACCACAGGGAAACGTGAAAGCCAAATGCACCTCCAGCAATTGGCGCGATATCTTTAAAAAGAAATCCTAAAAGCACAGAAACCCATAAAATCACAAAAAAACTAAAACGGTATGCTTTAAGGATTGGGGTAATGGATACACCTGTAAGTATTTTAAATCCAGTAATAAAAAACAGGAATACAAATAAATAAGAAATTACTCCAAAGAGATTGTGAATAAAAAAATGTGCTAAAATTGCTCCTAATTTCCCTAGCCAATTCTCCACAAGGAGACCAGGGTCAAACAAAAGATCCCAGGTTGAGTTAAAAATCTTATCCTGATCGTTTTGCCATGTAAATAAAAAAGAGGTAAATGCGATTAATAAACAAAAGCTAAATAATAGAAGGATAAGACCGAAAATTTTCTTTGGTCTTTCATTTATTTTGAAATTAGCTAAAGACCCAAATGGATTTTTAAAGCTAGTTTGCCTTTCTTCTACTGGGGCAGTCTCGTTGCTGTTTTTTTTAAATTGGTTTCCTTTGGCGGACATAATAAAGAATCTAGCTTTGCAAAGTTAAAAAAATCTTGCTGCTTAAGGGTTTTAATGAAAATAAAAGATAAAGAAAGAAGGGATTTTCATAAAATGAAAATCCCTTCTTTCTTTCAAATGTTACAAAAGTTTTTATAAAATTATTCCCCGCCAAACATTTGCTGTAATTCTTTCATAGTTGTTTCAGGATATCCTTCAGGAACTATAAACTTTGAATCCTCAACTTTTTCTTCCTTTACTGATTTTGCAGTGGTTTTTGTTTTTAATCCGCCCATATCACCTTCAAATTCTAATGGAAATCCCTCAAGTACTTTAAAAGGGGATGAATATTTAGGATATGCGATATCATTGGTATAGTATACAATCAACGGACTTGAATCTTCAGAAATTTGAATTTCTGCTTTTTTACATGTATATCCGGCAATAATTTTTGTTTCATCAAAATATTTTATTGATTGGGATTGTTTATCAAGTTTTGTCAAATCCTCTGGGGAGGTTTTAATCATAAATTTTTGGCCCATTATCTCAAGTAGAGTAACAACCGTTTTAGCCTTAGAGTCAGAAAGAGTGATTGATTTTTGCATTGCCATTGAACTTTCACTCCTTGATTTTTCATTTTTCAGGTATGTTTTTAATTCCATTCCTGCCAGCATAGCTTTAGTCATGGGGTCCATTTCATCTGCATCAACACTTATATCGAAAACAATAACTCCCTCAAAAGATTTCTTTTTTTGGGCATAAACAAAAACGGATGAAAACAGGAATAGAGTTGCTAGAATTAATTTTATTTTTTTCATGATTTTATTTTAAGTTCAAAAATAATAATTTGGGTTGTTACTCGTAATTTAACAATTATCAGAATTTGGAATAATAAAACATTTTCAAAAAGGGGAGAATAAGAAATATAGAGATTGTTTTAACCTGTTAATTTAGGTTTAAAAACAGTTGATCCATTTCTTCTTTAGTGATTATTTTATAATCATCTGGTTTCTCAAAATCACTGTCATCAATATCCGCTTTTTTTACTGAGGTTGCCGTAAAACGCATTACAACATTGTACCGTTTTAATTGATATTCCATTAACACTCCGTTAATTTCCTTATACGGGGTACTCCAATTGGGAGTTTTTAAATTTATGTCTTCAGTAAAATAAATATCGTAGCTGGTGTTTTCATCATCTTTAAAAGTGATTAAAGATCTTTTGGTTTCATAGCCGGCAATTGTCTTCTTTTCACCGGTGAAATTAATATTAATTCCAGGCATTTCGTCAATATCATGAATTTCTGCGGCATTGTATGTAAGTGCGTATTTCTTATTAAGAATTTTCACCAAATGCAACAGCTTTTGATTTTGAAGATCGGAAACAAAAGTTGCTTTAAACAAACCCATTCCACCAGTAAATTCAAAAGCTACTTTATCGTTTTTGAATTTCAGTAACATTGTTTTTGGCATTAATGCAATCATTACGTTATCCTCTGCAGTTTCTGGATATGAAATATC
Coding sequences within:
- a CDS encoding DNA translocase FtsK; this translates as MSAKGNQFKKNSNETAPVEERQTSFKNPFGSLANFKINERPKKIFGLILLLFSFCLLIAFTSFLFTWQNDQDKIFNSTWDLLFDPGLLVENWLGKLGAILAHFFIHNLFGVISYLFVFLFFITGFKILTGVSITPILKAYRFSFFVILWVSVLLGFLFKDIAPIAGGAFGFHVSLWLNSIIGTAGTGLLLFFIFIGSMVAVFNISFDFLNSLFSKTEINTETEDLAGFDLKSNTLNPFNKPLTETQQLEEQETDVLNLEEEVPEITLKNEANKIPFILEDDFEELEVVKNEKTEELISSELEIENNPVEDEELEVIENKSPFGEYDPTLDLSSYKFPNIDLLEKHGSSSIVINKDELEENKNKILETLKNYNIGIAKIKATIGPTVTLYEIIPDAGVRISKIKNLEDDIALSLSALGIRIIAPIPGKGTIGIEVPNQKPEIVSMRSVIASEKFQNTDMELPIALGKTISNETFIADLAKMPHLLMAGATGQGKSVGLNAILVSLLYKKHPSQVKFVLVDPKKVELTLFNKIERHFLAKLPGNEEAIITDTKKVVNTLNSLCIEMDQRYELLKNGHVRNIKEYNTKFIARKLNPEQGHKFLPYIVLVVDEFADLIMTAGKEVETPIARLAQLARAIGIHLIIATQRPSVNIITGTIKANFPARIAFRVTSRIDSRTILDSGGADQLIGRGDMLLSTGSDIIRLQCAFVDTPEVDEITEFIGSQRGYAEAFLLPEYVDDSEGGTGKAMDASERDSMFVEAAKIVVIHQQGSASLLQRRLKLGYNRAGRIIDQLEASGIIGPFEGSKARQVLIPDEVSLEQFLKGE